Proteins encoded within one genomic window of Magnetovibrio sp.:
- a CDS encoding ATP synthase subunit C, with protein sequence MSVDRIILFASLTFGIFVIVPLSLVLFTPEVFAAQDTATLMTSDPAVRQWAFVAAAISAGLGTLGAGYAVGIVGSAAVGALTEKPELLGRLLIFVGLAEGIAIYGLIVAILILNQAG encoded by the coding sequence ATGAGCGTCGACAGAATCATTCTCTTTGCCTCGCTAACCTTCGGCATTTTTGTCATCGTGCCGTTGAGCTTGGTTCTTTTCACGCCGGAAGTGTTCGCCGCGCAAGACACGGCGACCCTGATGACCAGCGATCCTGCGGTGCGCCAATGGGCATTTGTCGCGGCGGCCATTTCGGCTGGGCTGGGCACCTTGGGTGCGGGTTACGCCGTCGGAATCGTCGGCAGCGCGGCCGTCGGCGCACTGACGGAAAAGCCGGAACTTTTGGGCCGCTTGCTGATTTTCGTCGGCTTGGCCGAAGGTATCGCGATCTACGGCTTGATCGTCGCCATTTTGATTCTCAATCAGGCGGGTTGA
- a CDS encoding CmpA/NrtA family ABC transporter substrate-binding protein codes for MSTTQNLVPVRAGFIPLVDCAVLVVAREQGFAAQHGLDLQLFKEVSWANIRDRVNVGQFDVAHMLAGMPIAASLGVGHIKVATIAPMALSVGGNAITVSHGLFDELNATGLDLSEPLSAAKALRQVVDRRRGENREPLSFGQVFPFSCHNYQLRYWMAAAGIDPERDVRLVVIPPPYMVKSLEAGQVDGFCVGEPWNTLAAEQGVGVILTHTAAFWPFGPEKVLGLQQNWAEQNSEPLTALLQALDQAGQWADDPTHRLELATLLARPEYLDVPQSVVLTALNGDLSFHDNGAARADCEHALWLYAQMVRWGQTPLSRDAEQAVCRTYRPDLLAEALGIAAGEQSERDTVFLDGVPFDATNVPGYIAALKVKS; via the coding sequence ATGAGCACCACGCAAAATCTTGTTCCGGTACGCGCTGGGTTCATTCCCCTGGTCGATTGCGCTGTGTTGGTTGTTGCACGCGAACAGGGCTTTGCGGCACAACACGGCCTTGACCTGCAGTTGTTCAAAGAGGTGTCGTGGGCCAATATTCGTGATCGTGTCAATGTCGGCCAATTCGATGTGGCGCATATGCTGGCGGGCATGCCCATCGCCGCGAGCCTGGGCGTCGGCCATATCAAAGTTGCAACCATCGCCCCCATGGCCTTGAGCGTAGGCGGCAACGCCATCACGGTGAGCCACGGCCTATTTGATGAACTGAACGCCACCGGTCTGGATCTGAGCGAGCCCCTGAGCGCGGCCAAAGCATTACGCCAAGTGGTCGATCGGCGGCGCGGTGAAAACCGAGAGCCCTTGTCGTTCGGCCAAGTGTTTCCGTTTTCGTGCCACAATTACCAACTGCGCTATTGGATGGCGGCTGCGGGCATCGACCCCGAACGCGACGTGCGATTGGTTGTTATCCCCCCGCCGTACATGGTCAAAAGCCTGGAGGCGGGTCAAGTGGATGGCTTTTGCGTCGGCGAGCCCTGGAACACCCTGGCCGCAGAGCAAGGCGTCGGCGTGATCCTAACCCACACGGCAGCCTTCTGGCCGTTCGGCCCGGAGAAGGTTTTGGGCCTTCAGCAAAACTGGGCGGAGCAGAACTCCGAGCCCCTTACGGCGTTGCTCCAAGCGCTGGATCAAGCAGGGCAATGGGCGGACGACCCCACTCATCGTCTTGAACTGGCGACGCTTTTGGCGCGGCCGGAATATCTGGATGTGCCGCAAAGCGTGGTGCTGACGGCGTTGAACGGCGACCTGAGTTTTCACGACAACGGCGCGGCGCGCGCGGACTGCGAACATGCACTGTGGCTCTATGCGCAAATGGTGCGCTGGGGTCAGACGCCGTTGTCGCGCGATGCGGAGCAAGCGGTATGCCGCACCTACCGCCCGGACCTGCTGGCCGAAGCATTGGGCATCGCAGCGGGCGAACAATCCGAACGCGACACCGTGTTTTTGGACGGAGTGCCCTTCGATGCCACGAACGTGCCAGGCTATATCGCCGCTTTGAAGGTCAAGTCATGA
- a CDS encoding V-type ATP synthase subunit F: MSRVAFIGDEISAAGYRLAGAEIFCPGPGQTHQTFAKVSASADVIMITAEAAGSIPAAVMAEAQAASTPLVMIVEDIRARMSPPDLEKQMHAILGLDA, encoded by the coding sequence ATGAGCCGGGTGGCGTTCATCGGCGACGAAATCAGCGCCGCAGGCTATCGCTTGGCGGGCGCTGAAATCTTTTGCCCTGGTCCGGGGCAAACCCACCAGACCTTTGCCAAGGTGTCGGCGAGCGCAGATGTGATCATGATTACCGCCGAGGCCGCAGGGAGCATTCCCGCTGCCGTGATGGCCGAAGCGCAAGCCGCTTCAACGCCGTTGGTGATGATCGTCGAAGATATTCGCGCCCGGATGTCGCCGCCCGATTTGGAAAAACAGATGCACGCAATTTTGGGATTGGATGCATGA
- a CDS encoding DUF3144 domain-containing protein: protein MTSKTQQHSIGVEIANQIIDLANTRLEAGDLVEDIASGLRHAAANFSAYAFFRSEKLPKDPNDTVENFISFFEHYLSVHKPKEEPGQGLKHLIEQAKNEI, encoded by the coding sequence ATGACTTCCAAAACGCAACAGCATTCCATCGGGGTGGAAATCGCAAACCAGATCATCGATCTCGCCAACACTCGTCTTGAAGCCGGGGACTTGGTTGAAGATATCGCTTCGGGCTTGCGGCACGCGGCAGCCAATTTTTCGGCGTACGCTTTCTTTCGTTCTGAAAAACTGCCCAAGGATCCCAACGATACCGTTGAGAACTTCATCTCGTTTTTCGAACACTATCTGAGTGTGCATAAGCCCAAGGAAGAACCGGGGCAAGGTCTGAAACATTTGATCGAACAGGCAAAAAACGAAATTTGA
- a CDS encoding V-type ATP synthase subunit A, with amino-acid sequence MSQARIHWIGGPVLRATVEGDFHVHEALRVGPQKTLGEVIRVSEREIVAQVYEDTTGLRPGDVVEGTGAPLSVALGPGILGSIFDGLLRPLDGAGAKNFVRPGGFGRDRQSYPFTPHVKVGERVAPGQVFGEAQERNRVERCMVPHDVEGEIVTIVSAGEYADDEALAMVKRDDGTEADLTMVQYWPVRRARPVARREMLGQPLITGQRVIDMLFPVALGGRAMLPGGFGTGKTVLQETLAKWSDADVIIYVGCGERGNEMAEVLHEFAKLEDPRTGRALMERTAIIANTSNMPVAAREASIYTGITVAEYFRDQGLNVALMADSTSRWAEALREVSGRLGELPGEGGYPAYISSRLAEFYERAGRVKTLDGDDASLTVVGTVSPPAGDFSEPVTTHSKRYVRCFWGLDRIRAQARFYPAIDPLQSYSEDAPRLAEWWRTKGGNPDWQQSRQKILTLLDEEARIERLARIVGKDALPAEQQIVLLYAEMINEGLLRQLATSPVDRYCSPTRQTHMIRLIMHFIERAEQAMLDGVTPQVISNLATRRLLQRMGEELGEDRLDDYKDLWRAIDEDFAALSSPHNGGAKEVHDAH; translated from the coding sequence ATGAGTCAAGCGCGCATTCATTGGATCGGCGGGCCGGTGCTTCGCGCCACGGTCGAAGGCGATTTTCACGTCCACGAAGCCTTGCGTGTGGGACCGCAGAAGACGTTGGGTGAGGTCATCCGTGTGTCGGAACGCGAAATCGTTGCCCAGGTCTACGAAGACACCACCGGGTTGCGTCCGGGCGATGTGGTCGAAGGCACCGGCGCGCCGTTGTCGGTGGCGTTGGGGCCGGGCATTTTGGGTTCGATCTTCGACGGTTTGTTGCGTCCGCTCGATGGCGCGGGTGCTAAAAACTTCGTGCGTCCCGGCGGTTTCGGTCGTGATCGGCAAAGTTATCCGTTCACCCCGCACGTCAAGGTCGGCGAACGGGTTGCGCCGGGCCAAGTGTTCGGCGAAGCCCAAGAGCGCAATCGCGTCGAAAGGTGCATGGTGCCCCACGACGTCGAAGGGGAAATCGTCACCATTGTGAGTGCGGGCGAATACGCCGACGATGAGGCGCTAGCGATGGTGAAACGCGACGACGGGACCGAGGCGGACCTCACCATGGTTCAGTATTGGCCGGTGCGCCGGGCGCGCCCGGTGGCGCGGCGCGAAATGCTCGGCCAACCGTTGATCACCGGCCAACGGGTCATCGACATGCTGTTCCCCGTCGCGTTGGGCGGCCGCGCCATGTTGCCGGGCGGTTTCGGCACCGGAAAGACGGTGTTGCAGGAAACCCTCGCCAAGTGGTCGGACGCGGACGTCATCATCTATGTCGGTTGCGGTGAACGCGGCAACGAAATGGCCGAAGTCCTGCACGAATTCGCCAAGCTGGAAGACCCCCGCACCGGCCGCGCTTTGATGGAGCGCACGGCGATCATCGCCAACACCTCGAACATGCCTGTGGCGGCGCGCGAAGCCAGCATCTACACCGGCATCACGGTGGCGGAATATTTCCGCGACCAAGGCCTCAACGTCGCGTTGATGGCCGATTCCACCAGTCGTTGGGCGGAAGCCTTGCGCGAAGTATCTGGCCGCTTGGGCGAGTTGCCGGGCGAAGGCGGCTATCCGGCGTACATCAGTTCGCGCTTGGCCGAATTTTACGAGCGCGCCGGACGGGTCAAAACGCTTGACGGCGACGATGCCTCGCTGACCGTGGTCGGCACGGTCAGTCCGCCGGCGGGCGATTTTTCCGAACCCGTCACCACCCATTCGAAACGTTATGTGCGTTGCTTTTGGGGCTTGGACCGCATCCGCGCCCAGGCGCGCTTTTATCCGGCCATCGATCCGTTGCAGTCCTATTCCGAAGACGCGCCGCGATTGGCGGAATGGTGGCGCACCAAAGGCGGCAATCCCGATTGGCAACAGAGCCGTCAAAAAATACTCACCCTTCTCGATGAGGAAGCTCGTATCGAGCGTCTGGCACGCATTGTCGGCAAGGATGCTTTGCCCGCCGAACAACAAATCGTCTTGCTCTATGCCGAAATGATCAACGAAGGTCTGTTGCGCCAGTTGGCGACGTCGCCGGTCGATCGCTATTGTTCGCCGACGCGCCAAACCCACATGATCCGCTTGATCATGCACTTTATCGAACGGGCCGAGCAGGCCATGCTCGATGGCGTGACGCCGCAGGTCATCTCGAACCTAGCAACCCGGCGTCTGCTGCAGCGCATGGGCGAGGAGCTCGGTGAGGACCGCCTAGACGATTACAAAGACCTGTGGCGCGCCATCGACGAAGATTTCGCCGCGCTTTCCAGCCCCCACAACGGTGGCGCCAAGGAGGTGCACGATGCGCATTGA
- a CDS encoding V-type ATP synthase subunit B, which yields MRIDLTATGSGTAIEGPLMFLKRNVNVGLNEAVEVVGADGKARLGRVAVLGEDSIGIEVLESTTGLGLADTRVRFLAEPLTMSLGPGLLGRVFDGVGRPMDGGPPVAATRRVRIDGGSINPAFRETPVDFIETGISTIDLMNSLVRGQKLPLFSGGGMPHDQIAIEIARRARLRGGDAGDFAIVFVGIGIPQDTAEQFRSAMEDSGALEHTVIFLNIAGMPSPQRLLTPRYALTAAEHLAFVEGRHVLVIMTDMTNYCEALREVSSSHGEIPSRKGYPGYMYSDLATIFERAGAVRGLPGTVTQLPILTMPGDDIGHPIPDLTGYITEGQIVLDRELFHKGVNPPVNVLPSLSRVMDAGIGEGFTTADHPALSNQLFAAYARATRVRVLASVVGRNSLSSVDQNYLEFGDRFERDLVHQSEPRSLEESMAIGWKLLSILPSVELTRISDEQIARHIKGGGDAPSGS from the coding sequence ATGCGCATTGATCTGACCGCGACGGGATCGGGCACCGCCATCGAAGGCCCGCTGATGTTCTTGAAGCGCAACGTCAACGTCGGCCTCAACGAAGCGGTCGAAGTGGTTGGCGCTGACGGCAAGGCGCGCTTGGGCCGCGTCGCGGTGCTGGGCGAAGACAGCATCGGCATCGAGGTTTTGGAATCCACCACCGGCTTAGGCCTGGCCGACACGCGGGTGCGGTTTTTGGCTGAACCGTTGACCATGTCTTTGGGGCCGGGCCTTTTGGGCCGCGTGTTCGACGGCGTTGGGCGGCCCATGGATGGCGGCCCGCCGGTCGCCGCGACCCGACGCGTGCGCATCGATGGCGGTTCGATCAACCCGGCGTTTCGCGAAACCCCGGTGGATTTCATCGAAACCGGCATTTCCACTATTGATCTGATGAACAGTCTGGTGCGCGGACAAAAGCTGCCGCTGTTTTCCGGCGGCGGCATGCCCCATGACCAGATCGCCATCGAAATCGCGCGCCGCGCACGGTTGCGCGGCGGCGACGCGGGCGACTTCGCGATCGTGTTCGTCGGTATCGGCATTCCACAAGACACTGCCGAACAGTTCCGTTCCGCCATGGAAGACAGTGGCGCATTGGAACACACGGTGATTTTTCTCAACATCGCCGGCATGCCCAGCCCGCAACGTTTGCTGACGCCGCGCTACGCCTTGACGGCGGCGGAACATTTGGCCTTCGTCGAAGGGCGCCATGTCTTGGTCATCATGACCGACATGACCAACTACTGCGAAGCCCTGCGCGAAGTGTCGTCGAGCCACGGCGAAATCCCCAGCCGCAAGGGCTATCCGGGGTATATGTATTCCGATCTCGCGACCATTTTTGAGCGCGCGGGCGCGGTGCGCGGGTTGCCGGGAACGGTAACCCAGTTGCCCATTTTGACCATGCCCGGCGACGACATCGGTCATCCCATCCCCGACTTGACCGGCTACATCACCGAAGGGCAAATCGTGCTGGATCGCGAGCTGTTTCACAAAGGCGTCAACCCGCCGGTGAACGTGCTGCCGAGTTTGTCGCGGGTCATGGATGCGGGTATCGGCGAAGGTTTCACCACCGCCGATCATCCGGCGCTGTCCAACCAGTTGTTCGCCGCTTATGCGCGGGCCACCCGGGTGCGGGTGTTGGCCAGCGTGGTCGGGCGCAACAGCTTGTCGAGCGTCGATCAGAACTATCTGGAATTCGGCGATCGTTTTGAGCGCGATCTGGTGCATCAGTCCGAACCGCGTTCGTTGGAAGAAAGCATGGCGATCGGCTGGAAGCTGCTGAGCATCTTGCCCAGCGTCGAGTTGACCCGTATCAGTGACGAGCAGATCGCCCGCCACATCAAAGGAGGCGGCGATGCGCCTTCAGGGTCGTGA
- a CDS encoding CmpA/NrtA family ABC transporter substrate-binding protein produces MSKPRMPKHSFEDVSQKSIVRQAALGLGTLALGLGLFAFPLHAEPLEVEKEELKFGFIKLTDMAPLAVAYEQGFFEDEGLYVTLEPQANWKVLLDRVITGELDGAHMLAGQPLGATIGFGTQAHIITAFSMDLNGNAITVSNDIWDQMKPHVPKGADGKPQHPIKADALKPVVDQFRTEGKPFKMGMVFPVSTHNYELRYWLAAGGIHPGYYSKTDTTGQIGADALLSVTPPPQMPATMEAGTIYGYCVGEPWNQQAVFKGIGVPVVTDYEIWKNNPEKVFGVSNEWAEKNPKTHLAVVKALIRAAQWLDENDNANRQAAVEILARSQYVGADANVIANSMTGTFEYEKGDKRDVPDFNVFFRHYATYPYYSDAIWYLSQMRRWGQITEQKSDEWYKETAAKVYRPDIYLQAAKMLVDEGKVKKEDFPWDSDGYRAPQTHFIDNLMYDGTKPNAYLSQFPIGLKGAEVVVGNEVLASK; encoded by the coding sequence ATGAGCAAACCTCGAATGCCCAAGCATTCCTTCGAAGATGTGTCGCAGAAGTCCATAGTTCGTCAAGCGGCCCTGGGCCTGGGCACGTTGGCCTTGGGGTTGGGCTTGTTTGCCTTTCCGTTGCACGCCGAGCCGTTGGAGGTTGAGAAAGAAGAGCTGAAGTTCGGCTTCATCAAACTCACCGACATGGCGCCGCTGGCGGTTGCGTATGAGCAGGGTTTCTTCGAAGACGAAGGTCTTTACGTGACGCTGGAACCGCAAGCCAACTGGAAGGTGTTGCTCGATCGCGTGATCACCGGAGAGTTGGACGGCGCGCACATGCTGGCCGGACAGCCGTTGGGCGCGACCATCGGCTTCGGCACCCAGGCGCATATCATCACGGCGTTTTCGATGGATTTGAACGGCAACGCCATCACCGTGTCCAACGACATCTGGGATCAAATGAAACCGCACGTGCCCAAAGGCGCGGACGGCAAGCCCCAGCACCCGATCAAGGCCGATGCGCTCAAGCCCGTGGTCGATCAATTCCGCACCGAAGGCAAGCCTTTCAAGATGGGCATGGTGTTCCCGGTGTCGACCCACAACTACGAACTGCGCTACTGGCTGGCGGCCGGCGGCATTCATCCGGGATATTATTCCAAGACCGACACCACCGGCCAAATCGGTGCGGACGCGTTGCTGTCCGTGACCCCGCCGCCGCAGATGCCGGCAACCATGGAAGCGGGCACCATCTATGGCTATTGCGTCGGCGAGCCATGGAACCAACAGGCGGTGTTCAAGGGCATCGGCGTTCCTGTCGTGACCGATTACGAAATTTGGAAGAACAACCCCGAAAAGGTCTTCGGTGTCAGCAACGAATGGGCTGAAAAGAACCCCAAGACCCATCTCGCGGTGGTCAAGGCTTTGATCCGCGCCGCGCAGTGGTTGGATGAAAATGACAACGCCAATCGTCAAGCTGCGGTCGAAATTCTCGCCCGTTCGCAGTATGTCGGCGCGGATGCGAACGTGATTGCGAATTCCATGACCGGCACTTTCGAGTATGAAAAAGGCGACAAACGCGATGTGCCCGACTTCAACGTGTTCTTCCGCCACTATGCGACCTATCCGTACTATTCCGACGCCATTTGGTATCTGAGCCAAATGCGCCGCTGGGGTCAGATCACCGAACAGAAATCCGACGAATGGTACAAAGAAACCGCGGCCAAGGTTTACCGCCCGGACATCTATCTGCAAGCGGCGAAGATGTTGGTCGATGAAGGCAAGGTCAAAAAGGAAGACTTCCCTTGGGACAGTGACGGCTACCGCGCGCCGCAGACGCACTTCATCGACAACCTGATGTACGACGGCACCAAACCCAACGCATACCTGAGCCAATTCCCGATCGGCCTGAAAGGCGCCGAGGTGGTAGTCGGCAACGAAGTGCTGGCTTCCAAGTAA
- the greB gene encoding transcription elongation factor GreB produces the protein MNAEKESITPAGFAKLQAELTQLWEGERPEVVRTVHWAASNGDRSENGDYIYGKKRLRQIDGRVRYLRKRLESLKVVDPCFQVERDRVHFGATVRYERENGAEQTVTIIGSDETEPSAGRISVDSPIGRALMGKRVGDLVNVITPGGEDELEVLSIAYPERP, from the coding sequence ATGAACGCCGAAAAAGAATCCATCACCCCCGCGGGCTTCGCCAAGCTGCAGGCCGAACTGACTCAGTTGTGGGAAGGCGAGCGACCGGAAGTGGTGCGCACCGTACACTGGGCGGCGAGCAACGGTGACCGCTCGGAAAACGGCGATTACATTTACGGCAAAAAGCGTCTGCGCCAAATCGATGGACGGGTACGCTATTTGCGCAAACGTCTGGAAAGCCTGAAGGTCGTCGATCCGTGCTTTCAGGTCGAACGCGACCGTGTGCACTTTGGCGCGACGGTGCGCTACGAGCGTGAAAACGGTGCGGAGCAGACCGTCACCATTATCGGCAGCGATGAAACCGAACCCAGTGCCGGGCGCATCAGCGTGGACTCGCCCATCGGCCGCGCGCTGATGGGCAAACGCGTGGGCGATCTGGTCAATGTCATCACCCCAGGCGGCGAGGACGAGCTCGAGGTGTTGAGCATCGCCTATCCCGAACGCCCTTAA
- a CDS encoding V-type ATP synthase subunit D, with translation MRLQGREVSPTRASQLALRDEQKLIREGYEFLDEKRMLLAQELLRQLQAFSALNARRKDVHKSARDALVAALMRHGLEELSLYPPPVDDELAADIASRKFIGFSLLEAKLIFESSALNQSPAQAAFPSVEADLCAEAFRALMVIDVERAAISANLHRLAQEYVATERRARALENVLLPEIAVAVKQIGENLEASEQEEALQVRHAKFTHAT, from the coding sequence ATGCGCCTTCAGGGTCGTGAGGTCTCACCCACCCGCGCCAGCCAACTGGCGTTGCGCGACGAGCAGAAACTGATCCGCGAGGGTTATGAGTTTCTCGACGAAAAACGCATGTTGTTGGCGCAAGAACTTCTGCGTCAGTTGCAAGCGTTCAGCGCCTTGAATGCACGCCGCAAAGATGTTCATAAGTCCGCTCGCGACGCCCTGGTCGCGGCCTTGATGCGTCACGGTTTGGAAGAACTGTCGCTGTATCCGCCGCCTGTTGACGATGAGCTGGCCGCAGATATCGCTTCGCGGAAGTTCATCGGTTTTTCACTACTCGAGGCAAAGTTGATTTTTGAGTCCTCGGCTCTTAATCAAAGCCCCGCCCAAGCGGCGTTTCCCAGTGTCGAAGCCGACCTGTGCGCCGAAGCGTTCCGCGCGTTGATGGTGATCGATGTCGAACGCGCGGCAATCAGCGCCAATCTGCACCGCTTGGCCCAAGAATACGTCGCCACCGAACGCCGTGCTCGGGCGTTGGAAAACGTCTTGTTGCCGGAAATCGCGGTGGCGGTTAAACAGATCGGCGAAAACCTCGAAGCCAGCGAGCAGGAAGAGGCGCTTCAGGTGCGCCACGCGAAATTCACCCACGCAACCTAA
- a CDS encoding V-type ATPase 116kDa subunit family protein translates to MFHPRSANWFDIMVPQSALASTLEGLAHMNAIELEMDADSPYEAVDLSDLRAGLDAYGELARRYRVFWPAPERGSPLPSYALSEVLADSVKRFQKWAAEAVPHIGALECAVRQQANLRHLSELAAAAGAEFPRRLLSGKRSKLFDIAVYLLEDGNLPQRHLADVYARTFETPMGVYFLAIGPHPAIAAVTVELGASKARKIDVREILDAIASNEMKDLSHNLDKDLFGTISAYIAAQHVRERHAQKALAKLSADYRLAQARANIERLRWLVDHVGTTVYTAYFVRITGWTALSQQALERTLNDLRTDDVRTSYAVTVGPPPDGLTPPLLLDNPAWVRPFETFVRLLGMPDRGEADPSPLVAVIAPLLFGFMFGDVGQGLVLLLAGLALRRRWPTAAILVPGGLFAMIFGFAFGTIFAREDVIGAMWLHPLVHPIPVLSVAIGAGVAILLTGMMLNSAGAHWQGRGRNWWATQAGLVVAYGGVLMSFATVWGQVVIGVGAVWFLLGTVLSGGASNVSGAGVRFGKAVGELIEQLFQLLINTLSFVRVGAFAIAHAGLSSAVMVLADIAGGTVGFWSVMIVGNVFIIALEGLVAGIQTTRLMLFEFFIRFLRAEGRPMRILQTPAAWSLKLEGKTT, encoded by the coding sequence ATGTTTCATCCGCGAAGCGCAAATTGGTTCGACATCATGGTGCCGCAAAGCGCGCTGGCCTCGACGCTTGAGGGTTTGGCGCACATGAATGCCATTGAGCTGGAGATGGATGCCGACTCGCCCTACGAAGCCGTCGATCTGTCCGATTTGCGGGCGGGTTTGGATGCGTACGGCGAACTGGCGCGGCGCTACCGGGTTTTTTGGCCGGCCCCGGAGCGCGGTTCGCCGTTGCCATCCTACGCTCTGTCCGAGGTTTTGGCCGACAGTGTGAAGCGGTTTCAAAAATGGGCGGCCGAGGCAGTGCCGCATATCGGCGCACTGGAATGCGCGGTGCGCCAGCAAGCCAACTTGCGCCATTTGAGCGAGTTGGCCGCCGCCGCCGGTGCAGAGTTCCCACGCCGCTTGCTGTCGGGAAAACGCAGCAAACTGTTCGACATCGCGGTTTATCTTCTGGAAGACGGCAATCTGCCGCAACGGCACTTGGCGGATGTGTATGCGCGTACCTTCGAAACCCCGATGGGCGTTTATTTTCTCGCCATCGGACCTCACCCCGCGATTGCCGCTGTGACGGTCGAATTGGGTGCGTCCAAGGCACGCAAAATTGACGTGCGCGAAATTCTCGACGCCATCGCCAGCAATGAGATGAAAGATCTGTCGCATAACCTGGATAAGGACTTGTTCGGCACCATCTCAGCGTACATCGCGGCTCAACACGTGCGTGAGCGTCATGCGCAAAAGGCCCTCGCCAAATTGTCCGCAGACTATCGATTGGCGCAAGCGCGCGCCAACATCGAACGGTTGCGGTGGTTGGTCGATCATGTCGGCACGACGGTCTATACCGCCTACTTTGTCCGCATCACAGGGTGGACGGCCCTGAGCCAGCAAGCCCTGGAGCGAACCTTGAACGACTTGCGGACGGATGACGTGCGAACAAGCTACGCGGTGACCGTCGGCCCCCCGCCGGACGGCCTCACGCCACCGTTGTTGTTGGACAATCCTGCGTGGGTGCGCCCATTTGAAACCTTCGTGCGCCTTTTGGGCATGCCCGACCGGGGTGAAGCCGACCCCAGCCCCTTGGTCGCCGTCATCGCACCGTTGCTGTTTGGATTTATGTTTGGCGACGTTGGGCAGGGTTTGGTGTTGCTGTTGGCTGGCTTGGCGTTGCGCCGCAGATGGCCGACGGCGGCGATCTTGGTGCCGGGCGGACTGTTCGCCATGATCTTCGGCTTCGCCTTCGGGACGATTTTCGCGCGTGAAGACGTCATCGGCGCGATGTGGCTGCATCCGTTGGTGCACCCGATTCCGGTATTGAGCGTCGCGATCGGCGCGGGTGTGGCGATCTTGCTGACCGGCATGATGCTCAACAGCGCCGGTGCGCACTGGCAAGGGCGGGGGCGGAATTGGTGGGCGACACAAGCGGGGCTGGTGGTCGCTTATGGCGGCGTGCTGATGAGCTTCGCGACGGTTTGGGGGCAGGTTGTGATCGGCGTGGGCGCGGTGTGGTTCTTGTTGGGCACGGTGCTGTCCGGCGGCGCCTCGAACGTGTCTGGCGCCGGTGTGCGATTCGGCAAAGCCGTCGGCGAATTGATCGAGCAGCTTTTCCAACTGCTCATCAACACCTTGTCGTTCGTGCGCGTGGGCGCGTTCGCCATCGCCCATGCGGGCTTGTCGTCGGCGGTGATGGTGTTGGCGGATATCGCGGGCGGGACGGTGGGCTTTTGGTCGGTTATGATCGTCGGTAACGTGTTCATCATCGCCCTCGAAGGATTGGTCGCGGGTATCCAGACCACTCGTTTGATGCTGTTTGAATTTTTTATTCGTTTTTTGCGCGCCGAGGGGCGTCCCATGCGCATACTGCAAACACCGGCCGCTTGGTCTTTGAAACTTGAAGGAAAAACGACATGA
- a CDS encoding ANTAR domain-containing response regulator — translation MTGDLKILVIDEDPVRAAILKEGLSDGGHLCVEWIADTSNLYARISALDPDVVLIDLENPNRDVLEQMFQVSREVKRPIAMFVDQSDSAMITASVDAGVSAYIVDGLRKDRIKPILDMTISRFNAFSRLQRELDDTKTQLEERKIIDRAKGILMRQKSIGEDEAYALLRRNAMNQKKKIAEIAASVVTAADLLS, via the coding sequence ATGACGGGCGATCTCAAGATATTGGTGATCGATGAAGATCCGGTGCGCGCGGCGATCTTGAAAGAGGGATTGAGCGACGGCGGCCATCTGTGCGTGGAGTGGATCGCCGACACCTCAAACTTGTATGCGCGTATATCGGCGTTGGATCCGGACGTAGTGCTGATCGATCTTGAAAACCCCAACCGCGACGTGTTGGAGCAAATGTTTCAGGTCAGCCGCGAGGTCAAACGGCCCATCGCCATGTTCGTCGATCAATCCGATAGCGCCATGATCACCGCCTCGGTCGACGCGGGCGTTAGTGCCTACATCGTCGATGGGCTGCGCAAGGACCGCATCAAGCCGATATTGGATATGACCATCAGCCGCTTCAATGCGTTTTCCAGATTGCAGCGCGAACTCGACGACACGAAAACCCAATTGGAAGAGCGCAAGATCATCGACCGCGCCAAGGGCATCTTGATGCGCCAAAAAAGCATAGGTGAGGATGAGGCCTATGCGCTATTGCGCCGCAACGCCATGAACCAGAAGAAAAAAATCGCAGAGATCGCCGCCAGCGTGGTGACCGCCGCCGATTTATTGAGTTGA